From one Gossypium hirsutum isolate 1008001.06 chromosome D08, Gossypium_hirsutum_v2.1, whole genome shotgun sequence genomic stretch:
- the LOC107915356 gene encoding mitochondrial pyruvate carrier 3 isoform X4, which translates to MFFAAIGFNVEVVQYNNIKFQVWDLVHFWAPTFKWALNIANVVDISTKPAETVSYPQQAVLACSGLIWAKYSTVITPKNWNLFGVSIVMFATASYQISRKFQYELIHKSSAGEEC; encoded by the exons ATGTTCTTTGCAG CGATTGGGTTTAATGTAGAGGTTGTACAATACAACAACATCAAGTTTCAAGTATGGGATTTAG TTCATTTCTGGGCACCAACTTTCAAATGGGCTCTCAACATTGCCAACGTTGTTGACATTTCAACAAAGCCCGCTGAAACTGTTTCTTACCCTCAACAAGCAG TTCTAGCATGCAGTGGACTTATTTGGGCAAAGTACAGCACTGTAATTACCCCT AAGAACTGGAACCTGTTCGGTGTTAGCATTGTTATGTTTGCCACTGCTTCTTACCAGATTTCACGTAAATTTCA GTATGAGTTGATCCACAAGTCGAGTGCTGGGGAAGAATGTTGA
- the LOC107915356 gene encoding mitochondrial pyruvate carrier 3 isoform X6, with amino-acid sequence MASSKFQAFYNHPAGPKTIHFWAPTFKWALNIANVVDISTKPAETVSYPQQAVLACSGLIWAKYSTVITPKNWNLFGVSIVMFATASYQISRKFQYELIHKSSAGEEC; translated from the exons ATGGCATCTTCCAAGTTCCAAGCTTTCTACAACCATCCTGCGGGGCCAAAAACTA TTCATTTCTGGGCACCAACTTTCAAATGGGCTCTCAACATTGCCAACGTTGTTGACATTTCAACAAAGCCCGCTGAAACTGTTTCTTACCCTCAACAAGCAG TTCTAGCATGCAGTGGACTTATTTGGGCAAAGTACAGCACTGTAATTACCCCT AAGAACTGGAACCTGTTCGGTGTTAGCATTGTTATGTTTGCCACTGCTTCTTACCAGATTTCACGTAAATTTCA GTATGAGTTGATCCACAAGTCGAGTGCTGGGGAAGAATGTTGA
- the LOC107915356 gene encoding mitochondrial pyruvate carrier 3 isoform X8, whose product MASSKFQAFYNHPAGPKTIHFWAPTFKWALNIANVVDISTKPAETVSYPQQAVLACSGLIWAKYSTVITPKNWNLFGVSIVMFATASYQISRKFQVSLDGRCV is encoded by the exons ATGGCATCTTCCAAGTTCCAAGCTTTCTACAACCATCCTGCGGGGCCAAAAACTA TTCATTTCTGGGCACCAACTTTCAAATGGGCTCTCAACATTGCCAACGTTGTTGACATTTCAACAAAGCCCGCTGAAACTGTTTCTTACCCTCAACAAGCAG TTCTAGCATGCAGTGGACTTATTTGGGCAAAGTACAGCACTGTAATTACCCCT AAGAACTGGAACCTGTTCGGTGTTAGCATTGTTATGTTTGCCACTGCTTCTTACCAGATTTCACGTAAATTTCA ggtgagtttggatgggcggtgtgtttag
- the LOC107915356 gene encoding mitochondrial pyruvate carrier 3 isoform X5, which produces MFFAAIGFNVEVVQYNNIKFQVWDLVHFWAPTFKWALNIANVVDISTKPAETVSYPQQAVLACSGLIWAKYSTVITPKNWNLFGVSIVMFATASYQISRKFQVSLDGRCV; this is translated from the exons ATGTTCTTTGCAG CGATTGGGTTTAATGTAGAGGTTGTACAATACAACAACATCAAGTTTCAAGTATGGGATTTAG TTCATTTCTGGGCACCAACTTTCAAATGGGCTCTCAACATTGCCAACGTTGTTGACATTTCAACAAAGCCCGCTGAAACTGTTTCTTACCCTCAACAAGCAG TTCTAGCATGCAGTGGACTTATTTGGGCAAAGTACAGCACTGTAATTACCCCT AAGAACTGGAACCTGTTCGGTGTTAGCATTGTTATGTTTGCCACTGCTTCTTACCAGATTTCACGTAAATTTCA ggtgagtttggatgggcggtgtgtttag
- the LOC107915356 gene encoding uncharacterized protein isoform X3 yields MHLSAAINSFKSSNRISWKTTGKLQQTLAGCIELSGKTRQSGKVSKTDTRFRPSSICFRLWKLKASTIVEFRFKVSILRILRSRGNRTSWQKRGLGSGLWDVENDNDGQQEGCVLRVISQF; encoded by the exons ATGCATCTCTCCGCCGCCATTAACTCATTCAAGTCCTCCAATCGCATCTCATGGAAAACG ACAGGTAAGCTTCAACAAACCCTAGCAGGATGCATCGAACTATCGGGAAAAACACGTCAGTCGGGAAAGGTTTCGAAG ACGGATACAAGATTCAGACCGTCGAGCATTTGCTTTCGGCTTTGGAAGCTAAAGGCATCGACAATTGTAGAATTCAGATTCAAAGTCTCGATTCTGAGGATACTGAGGTCGAG AGGCAATAGAACAAGTTGGCAGAAAAGAGGCCTTGGATCG GGGCTTTGGGATGTAGAAAACGACAATGATGGCCAACAAGAAGGCTGCGTTTTGCGGGTTATATCCCAGTTTTAG
- the LOC107915356 gene encoding uncharacterized protein isoform X1: MHLSAAINSFKSSNRISWKTTGKLQQTLAGCIELSGKTRQSGKVSKTDTRFRPSSICFRLWKLKASTIVEFRFKVSILRILRSSDFSCKVLLDNKMHDFTFTWNKYIFNCSFTSRQLWSKLKA; this comes from the exons ATGCATCTCTCCGCCGCCATTAACTCATTCAAGTCCTCCAATCGCATCTCATGGAAAACG ACAGGTAAGCTTCAACAAACCCTAGCAGGATGCATCGAACTATCGGGAAAAACACGTCAGTCGGGAAAGGTTTCGAAG ACGGATACAAGATTCAGACCGTCGAGCATTTGCTTTCGGCTTTGGAAGCTAAAGGCATCGACAATTGTAGAATTCAGATTCAAAGTCTCGATTCTGAGGATACTGAGGTCGAG CGACTTTTCCTGTAAGGTATTGTTGGATAATAAAATGCATGATTTTACATTTACATGGAACaaatatatattcaattgttCGTTCACTTCAAGACAACTTTGGAGCAAGCTAAAAGCATGA
- the LOC107915356 gene encoding uncharacterized protein isoform X7 translates to MENGKLQQTLAGCIELSGKTRQSGKVSKTDTRFRPSSICFRLWKLKASTIVEFRFKVSILRILRSSDFSCKVLLDNKMHDFTFTWNKYIFNCSFTSRQLWSKLKA, encoded by the exons ATGGAAAACG GTAAGCTTCAACAAACCCTAGCAGGATGCATCGAACTATCGGGAAAAACACGTCAGTCGGGAAAGGTTTCGAAG ACGGATACAAGATTCAGACCGTCGAGCATTTGCTTTCGGCTTTGGAAGCTAAAGGCATCGACAATTGTAGAATTCAGATTCAAAGTCTCGATTCTGAGGATACTGAGGTCGAG CGACTTTTCCTGTAAGGTATTGTTGGATAATAAAATGCATGATTTTACATTTACATGGAACaaatatatattcaattgttCGTTCACTTCAAGACAACTTTGGAGCAAGCTAAAAGCATGA
- the LOC107915356 gene encoding uncharacterized protein isoform X2, translating into MHLSAAINSFKSSNRISWKTTGKLQQTLAGCIELSGKTRQSGKVSKTDTRFRPSSICFRLWKLKASTIVEFRFKVSILRILRSRKATFPVRYCWIIKCMILHLHGTNIYSIVRSLQDNFGAS; encoded by the exons ATGCATCTCTCCGCCGCCATTAACTCATTCAAGTCCTCCAATCGCATCTCATGGAAAACG ACAGGTAAGCTTCAACAAACCCTAGCAGGATGCATCGAACTATCGGGAAAAACACGTCAGTCGGGAAAGGTTTCGAAG ACGGATACAAGATTCAGACCGTCGAGCATTTGCTTTCGGCTTTGGAAGCTAAAGGCATCGACAATTGTAGAATTCAGATTCAAAGTCTCGATTCTGAGGATACTGAGGTCGAG AAAAGCGACTTTTCCTGTAAGGTATTGTTGGATAATAAAATGCATGATTTTACATTTACATGGAACaaatatatattcaattgttCGTTCACTTCAAGACAACTTTGGAGCAAGCTAA